A single genomic interval of Epinephelus fuscoguttatus linkage group LG22, E.fuscoguttatus.final_Chr_v1 harbors:
- the LOC125883197 gene encoding E3 ubiquitin-protein ligase TRIM7-like, with translation MLEEYEAVMAKKDETMANIQKMIESRCEKIAEIEESLEVSQREAEKEKEASVQVFTDLIRSIQRSQAELVELIEERYRATKQKAEGFLTELRMEVAELQSRSSQLEQLSQSEDHHHFLQSFSTLCSPSNKDWTNVSVHSHLSLEAVRGAVSLLKQRLDEIMEEDPEIKMNRMREHAVDLTFDPDTANYSLVISQDGKQVTHAGTIQNLPYSPKRFEVCVEVLAKEGFTSGKFYYEVQVTGKTNWYLGVVRESVERKKTWIC, from the exons ATGTTGGAAGAATATGAAGCAGTGATGGCAAAGAAAGATGAGACCATGGCAAATATCCAAAAGATGATAGAGTCACGGTGTGAGAAGATAGCTGAGATTGAAGAGTCACTTGAAGTCAGCCAGAGAGAAgctgagaaagagaaagaagccAGTGTGCAGGTCTTCACTGACCTGATCCGCTCCATCCAGAGAAGCCAGGCCGAGCTGGTTGAGCTGATTGAGGAGAGGTACAGAGCAACAAAGCAAAAGGCCGAAGGTTTCCTCACAGAACTGAGGATGGAAGTCGCTGAGCTCCAGAGCAGAAGCAGCCAGCTGGAGCAGCTGTCACAGTCTGAGGATCACCATCATTTTCTCCAGAGCTTCTCAACCCTGTGCTCTCCTTCAAACAAGGACTGGACCAACGTCAGTGTTCACAGCCATCTGTCTTTGGAGGCAGTGAGAGGGGCTGTGAGTCTGCTGAAACAAAGACTTGATGAAATAATGGAGGAG GATCCTGAGATCAAAATGAACAGAATGAGAGAACATGCAGtggacttgacctttgaccctgacACAGCAAATTACTCACTTGTTATCAGCCAGGATGGAAAACAAGTGACACATGCAGGCACAATACAGAATCTTCCCTACAGTCCAAAGAGATTTGAAGTGTGTGTAGAGGTTTTGGCAAAGGAGGGGTTCACATCAGGGAAGTTTTACTATGAAGTGCAAGTGACAGGAAAGACTAACTGGTATCTTGGAGTGGTCAGAGAGTCTgttgagagaaagaaaacatggaTTTGTTAG
- the LOC125882517 gene encoding E3 ubiquitin-protein ligase TRIM39-like isoform X1 has protein sequence MATSSCLLSEDKFLCSVCLDVFTEPVSTPCGHNFCSACIHKYWDSRDICQCPLCKRTFSPRPQLQVNTFVSELAAEFKTSVQVKASTPDPQLPGTADVLCDICSDLKEKAVKSCLTCLLSFCEVHLEPHHRVARLKSHTLLDPVKNLDDKMCKTHNKITELYCRTDQACICVLCFKTDHRSHNVVPLEEEYEAVMAKKDETMANIQKMIESRCEKIAEIEESLEVSQREAEKEKEASVQVFTDLIRSIQRSQAELVELIEERYRATKQKAEGFLTELRMEVAELQSRSSQLEQLSQSEDHHHFLQSFSTLCSPSNKDWTNVSVHSHLSLEAVRGAVSLLKQRVDEIMEEVPEIKMIRMREHAVDLTFDPDTANYSLVISQDGKQVTNVGRKQNLPYSPKRFEVCTEVLAKEGFTSGKFYYEVQVTGKTEWILGVVRESVERKEDMDLFVENGYWTFGLDEGSYIAHTTARVELTVKGKLEKVGIFVDYDKGKVSFYDVNSKSHIYSFTGCHFTETLYPYFCPQGFMDGTNSAPLIITPVPTTH, from the coding sequence ATGGCAACTTCCAGCTGTCTGCTGTCAGAGGACAAGTTCCTTTGTTCTGTGTGTCTGGATGTGTTCACTGAGCCAGTCTCAACGCCATGTGGACACAACTTCTGCAGTGCATGTATCCATAAGTATTGGGACAGCAGGGACATTTGCCAGTGTCCATTATGCAAAAGGACATTTTCTCCAAGACCTCAACTCCAAGTCAACACTTTTGTGTCTGAGTTAGCTGCTGAGTTTAAGACGTCAGTTCAAGTTAAAGCCTCAACTCCAGACCCACAACTTCCTGGAACAGCAGATGTTCTTTGTGATATCTGCTCTGATTTAAAGGAAAAGGCCGTCAAATCTTGCCTGACATGTCTGCTGTCTTTCTGTGAAGTGCACCTTGAGCCACATCACAGAGTTGCACGTCTCAAGAGCCACACATTATTAGACCCTGTGAAGAATCTTGATGACAAAATGTGCAAGACACACAACAAGATAACAGAACTGTACTGCAGGACTGACCAGGCCTGTATTTGTGTCTTGTGTTTCAAAACTGATCACAGGAGTCACAATGTTGTCCCACTTGAGGAAGAATATGAAGCAGTGATGGCAAAGAAAGATGAGACCATGGCAAATATCCAAAAGATGATAGAGTCACGGTGTGAGAAGATAGCTGAGATTGAAGAGTCACTTGAAGTCAGCCAGAGAGAAgctgagaaagagaaagaagccAGTGTGCAGGTCTTCACTGACCTGATCCGCTCCATCCAGAGAAGCCAGGCCGAGCTGGTTGAGCTGATTGAGGAGAGGTACAGAGCAACAAAGCAAAAGGCCGAAGGTTTCCTCACAGAACTGAGGATGGAAGTCGCTGAGCTCCAGAGCAGAAGCAGCCAGCTGGAGCAGCTGTCACAGTCTGAGGATCACCATCATTTTCTCCAGAGCTTCTCAACCCTGTGCTCTCCTTCAAACAAGGACTGGACCAACGTCAGTGTTCACAGCCATCTGTCTTTGGAGGCAGTGAGAGGGGCTGTGAGTCTGCTGAAACAAAGAGTTGATGAAATAATGGAGGAGGTTCCTGAGATCAAAATGATCAGAATGAGAGAACATGCAGtggacttgacctttgaccctgacACAGCAAATTACTCACTTGTTATCAGCCAGGATGGAAAACAAGTGACAAATGTAGGCAGAAAACAGAATCTTCCCTACAGTCCAAAGAGATTTGAAGTGTGCACAGAGGTTTTGGCAAAGGAGGGGTTCACATCAGGGAAGTTTTACTATGAAGTGCAAGTGACAGGAAAGACTGAGTGGATTCTTGGAGTGGTCAGAGAGTCTGTTGAGAGAAAGGAGGACATGGATTTGTTCGTTGAAAATGGTTACTGGACGTTTGGGCTTGATGAGGGTTCATATATCGCTCATACAACAGCAAGAGTTGAACTCACAGTGAAAGGAAAGCTTGAGAAGGTGGGCATCTTTGTGGACTATGATAAGGGAAAGGTTTCTTTCTATGATGTGAATTCTAAATCTCATATCTATTCTTTCACTGGCTGCCACTTTACAGAGACACTGTATCCATATTTCTGCCCTCAAGGTTTCATGGATGGAACAAACTCCGCCCCTCTCATCATAACCCCTGTACCTACAACACACTGA
- the LOC125882517 gene encoding E3 ubiquitin-protein ligase TRIM47-like isoform X2, translating to MATSSCLLSEDKFLCSVCLDVFTEPVSTPCGHNFCSACIHKYWDSRDICQCPLCKRTFSPRPQLQVNTFVSELLAEFKSSAQVKASTPDPQLPGTADVLCDICSDLKEKAVKSCLTCLASFCEVHLEPHHRVPTFKSHTLLDPLKNLDDKMCKTHNKITELYCRTDQACVCVLCINTDHKSHSVVPLEEEYEAVMAKKDETMANIQKMIESRCEKIAEIEESLEVSQREAEKEKEASVQVFTDLIRSIQRSQAELVELIEERYRATKQKAEGFLTELRMEVAELQSRSSQLEQLSQSEDHHHFLQSFSTLCSFKQGLDQRQCSQPSVFGGSERGCESAETKT from the coding sequence ATGGCAACTTCCAGCTGTCTGCTGTCAGAGGACAAGTTCCTTTGTTCTGTGTGTCTGGATGTGTTCACTGAGCCAGTCTCAACGCCATGTGGACACAACTTCTGCAGTGCATGTATCCATAAGTATTGGGACAGCAGGGACATTTGCCAGTGTCCATTATGCAAAAGGACATTTTCTCCAAGACCTCAACTCCAAGTCAACACTTTTGTGTCTGAGTTACTCGCTGAGTTTAAGTCGTCAGCTCAAGTTAAAGCCTCAACTCCAGACCCACAACTTCCTGGAACAGCAGACGTTCTTTGTGATATCTGCTCTGATTTAAAGGAAAAGGCCGTCAAATCTTGCCTGACGTGTCTTGCGTCTTTCTGTGAAGTGCACCTTGAGCCACATCACAGAGTTCCTACTTTTAAGAGCCACACATTATTAGACCCTTTGAAGAATCTTGATGACAAAATGTGCAAGACACACAACAAGATAACAGAACTGTACTGCAGGACTGACCAGGCCTGCGTTTGTGTCTTGTGCATTAACACTGATCACAAGAGTCACAGTGTTGTCCCACTTGAGGAAGAATATGAAGCAGTGATGGCAAAGAAAGATGAGACCATGGCAAATATCCAAAAGATGATAGAGTCACGGTGTGAGAAGATAGCTGAGATTGAAGAGTCACTTGAAGTCAGCCAGAGAGAAgctgagaaagagaaagaagccAGTGTGCAGGTCTTCACTGACCTGATCCGCTCCATCCAGAGAAGCCAGGCCGAGCTGGTTGAGCTGATTGAGGAGAGGTACAGAGCAACAAAGCAAAAGGCCGAAGGTTTCCTCACAGAACTGAGGATGGAAGTCGCTGAGCTCCAGAGCAGAAGCAGCCAGCTGGAGCAGCTGTCACAGTCTGAGGATCACCATCATTTTCTCCAGAGCTTCTCAACCCTGTGCTCCTTCAAACAAGGACTGGACCAACGTCAGTGTTCACAGCCATCTGTCTTTGGAGGCAGTGAGAGGGGCTGTGAGTCTGCTGAAACAAAGACTTGA
- the LOC125882520 gene encoding E3 ubiquitin-protein ligase TRIM39-like — MATSSCLLSEDKFLCSVCLDVFTEPVSTPCGHNFCSACIHKYWDSRDICQCPLCKRTFSPRPQLQVNTFVSELAAEFKTSVQVKASTPDPQLPGTADVLCDICSDLKEKAVKSCLMCLASFCEVHLEPHHRVAGLKSHTLLDPVKNLDDKMCKTHNKITELYCRTDQVCVCVLCFKTDHRSHNVVPLEEEYEAVMAKKDETMANIQKMIESRCEKIAEIEESLEVSQREAEKEKEASVQVFTDLIRSIQRSQAELVELIEERYRATKQKAEGFLTELRMEVAELQSRSSQLEQLSQSEDHHHFLQSFSTLCSPSNKDWTNVSVHSHLSLEAVRGAVSLLKQRLDEIMEEDPEIKMNRMREHAVDLTFDPDTAYCSLVISQDGKQVTHAGTIQNLPYSPKRFKGCVEVLAKEGFTSGKFYYEVQVTGKTNWYLGVVRESVERKKNMTLSVENGFWTFGLCVGIYKAYTTPSSKITVKGKLEKVGIFVDYEKGKVSFYDVNSKSHIYSFTGCHFTETLYPYFCPQDFMDGTNSAPLIITPVPTTH; from the coding sequence ATGGCAACTTCCAGCTGTCTGCTGTCAGAGGACAAGTTCCTTTGTTCTGTGTGTCTGGATGTGTTCACTGAGCCAGTCTCAACGCCATGTGGACACAACTTCTGCAGTGCATGTATCCATAAGTATTGGGACAGCAGGGACATTTGCCAGTGTCCATTATGCAAAAGGACATTTTCTCCAAGACCTCAACTCCAAGTCAACACTTTTGTGTCTGAGTTAGCTGCTGAGTTTAAGACGTCAGTTCAAGTTAAAGCCTCAACTCCAGACCCACAGCTTCCTGGAACAGCAGACGTTCTTTGTGATATCTGCTCTGATTTAAAGGAAAAGGCCGTCAAATCTTGCCTGATGTGTCTTGCGTCTTTCTGTGAAGTGCACCTTGAGCCTCATCACAGAGTTGCAGGTCTCAAGAGCCACACATTATTAGACCCTGTGAAGAATCTTGATGACAAAATGTGCAAGACACACAACAAGATAACAGAACTGTACTGCAGGACTGACcaggtctgtgtttgtgtcttgtgtttcAAAACTGATCACAGGAGTCACAATGTTGTCCCACTTGAGGAAGAATATGAAGCAGTGATGGCAAAGAAAGATGAGACCATGGCAAATATCCAAAAGATGATAGAGTCACGGTGTGAGAAGATAGCTGAGATTGAAGAGTCACTTGAAGTCAGCCAGAGAGAAgctgagaaagagaaagaagccAGTGTGCAGGTCTTCACTGACCTGATCCGCTCCATCCAGAGAAGCCAGGCCGAGCTGGTTGAGCTGATTGAGGAGAGGTACAGAGCAACAAAGCAAAAGGCCGAAGGTTTCCTCACAGAACTGAGGATGGAAGTCGCTGAGCTCCAGAGCAGAAGCAGCCAGCTGGAGCAGCTGTCACAGTCTGAGGATCACCATCATTTTCTCCAGAGCTTCTCAACCCTGTGCTCTCCTTCAAACAAGGACTGGACCAACGTCAGTGTTCACAGCCATCTGTCTTTGGAGGCAGTGAGAGGGGCTGTGAGTCTGCTGAAACAAAGACTTGATGAAATAATGGAGGAGGATCCTGAGATCAAAATGAACAGAATGAGAGAACATGCAGtggacttgacctttgaccctgacACAGCATATTGCTCACTTGTTATCAGCCAGGATGGAAAACAAGTGACACATGCAGGCACAATACAGAATCTTCCCTACAGTCCAAAGAGATTTAAAGGGTGTGTAGAGGTTTTGGCAAAGGAGGGGTTCACATCAGGGAAGTTTTACTATGAAGTGCAAGTGACAGGAAAGACTAACTGGTATCTTGGAGTGGTCAGAGAGTCTgttgagagaaagaaaaacatgactCTGTCAGTTGAAAATGGTTTCTGGACCTTTGGGCTCTGTGTTGGTATATATAAGGCATATACAACACCAAGCTCAAAAATCACAGTGAAAGGAAAGCTTGAGAAGGTGGGCATCTTTGTGGACTATGAAAAGGGAAAGGTTTCTTTCTATGATGTGAATTCTAAATCTCATATCTATTCTTTCACTGGCTGCCACTTTACAGAGACACTGTATCCATACTTCTGCCCTCAAGATTTCATGGATGGAACAAACTCCGCCCCTCTCATCATAACCCCTGTACCTACAACACACTGA